ACGAGATCAAGACCCCGGAGCAGGTCGCCCTGTTCGGCGGGATCGCCGGCGAAGCGCAGGACCAGAACTACCACCAGGCAGGCGACAACCTCGAGAACATCAACACGGAGGCGCTAGGCATCATGGCGGGCGCGATCGGGTCGGTGGTCGGTTCGCTGGCGAACGACACGTCGGCGATCAACGGGGTGGTGCCGCCGGTGGAGCCGACGCCGGTGCCGACTCCGACGCCGACGTCGACTCCGGTGCCGACCGGGGCGCCGGTGCCGACCGCTTCGCCGACTGCGGTGCCCGCACCGACCTCCTCGGCGACGGCTGCTCCGGTTCCGCCAGCCGACCCGGGCTCCGGATCCGGTGGCTCGCTGGCGAACACGGGCTCTGCCGACGTGATCGCGGCGGCACTCCCGTTCGGCGTGCTGCTGTTCAGCGTCGGCCTGGCGGTCGCCCTGCTCGCGTCCCGGCGCCGCGCCCGCCCCACCGGCGGCTCCGGGGACTGACGCCCCGCCCCGCGCGCCCGCTCGCACCTACGCACGCGAATCCACCGCGCGTCGCGTACCCCGCGGGCGGCCCGAATCGATTCGATGGGGCGCCAACTGCGCCAATGCGACGCGATGCGAGCAGTTAGGGCCCCATCGAATCGATTCACGGCGGAAGGGTGCGTGGCAGGCCCCGTGCGCGCGAGAGCGGGGAGGGAGAAGAGGCGGGCGGCGGGGGAGGGGCGTCAGACGCGCGCGGCCAGGATGGCCGCGATGCGGGCGGGCACGGATTCGTCCTGCAGCGAGGTGGTGTCGCCGAGGGTGCGGCCGTCGACGAGGTCCCCGAGCAGACGGCGCATGATCTTGCCCGAGCGGGTCTTCGGGAGGTCCGGCACGACCACGAGGTCGCGCGGCTTCGCGATGGGGCCGATCTCATGGGCAACATGGGATCGGAGCACCGACCCCAGCTCGCGTTCGACGCCCGCCCAGAAAGCGGGGTCCGCGGCATCCTGAACCGAGACGTCCCGCGACGGGATCACGAACGCCGCGATCGCCTCGCCCGTCACCGGGTCGGTGACTCCCACCACGCCGGCCTCTCCGACCGCCGGATGCGACACCAGCGCCGACTCGATCTCGATGGTGGAGAGGCGGTGGCCGGACACGTTGATGACGTCGTCGACACGTCCGAGCAGCCAGATGTAGCCGTCTGCATCGTATTTCGCGCCGTCGCCCGCGAAGAAGTAGCCCTGGGCGGCGTACTTCTTCCAGTACGAATCACGGAAGCGTCCGGGGTTGCCCCAGACGCCGCGTGCCATCGAGGGCCAGGTGCCGTCGATCACGAGGTACCCGCCCGACGCGTTCGGCACCTGAACGCCCTCCTCGTCGACGATCAGCGCGCGGAGCCCCGGCAGCGCGAACGTCGCCGACCCCGGCTTCAGCACGGTGACGCCGGGCAGCGGTGCGATGACGGCGGATCCGGTCTCCGACTGCCACCAGGTGTCGACGATCGGCGCGCGGCCCCCGCCGACGTTCTCGTGGAACCACACCCAAGCCTCAGGGTTGATCGCCTCACCGACCGTGCCCAGCAGGCGCAGCGTCGACAGATCGAAGGAGGCAGGCAGGCCATCCGGGAACCACGTCATGAACGTGCGGATCAGCGTCGGCGCCGTGTAGTAGGTGGTCACGCCGTAGCGTTCGACGATCTCGAAGTGCCGCCCGGTGTGCGGGGTGTTCGGCGTGCCCTCGTAGATGACGCTGGTGGCGCCGTTCGAGAACGGTCCGTAGAGCACATAGGTGTGCGCGGTGACCCAGGCGAGGTCGGCGGTGCACCAGTAGACGTCGGTCGGTTTGGCGTCGAAGATGGCGGCGTGGCTCCAGCTGGCCTGGGTGAGGTAGCCGCCGCTGGTGTGCACGACGCCCTTCGGTTTGCCGGTGGTTCCGCTCGTGTAGATGATGAACAGTGGATGCTCGGAGTCGAAGTACTGCGCCTCGTGCGTGTCGGGCACCGACGCGATCGCGTCGTGGAACCACACGTCACGCCCCTCCTGCCACGGGATGTCGGGGGTGAGGTCGCCCGTCCGGCGTACCACGAGCACGTGCTCGATGGTGTTCACGCCGCCGGGTTCGCGCGGGCCGCTGACCGCCTCGTCGGCGTTGGCCTTGACCGCGACGGCTGTGCCGCGCCGGAACTGTCCGTCGCTGGTGACCAGCAGTTTCGCCCCCGTGTCCTCGACGCGGAACTTCAGCGCCTCGGCCGAGAACCCGCCGAAGACGAGGGAGTGGATCGCGCCGATCCGGGCGATCGCCAGCGTGATCACGATGGTCTCGGGGATGACCGGCAGGTAGACGACCAAGCGATCGCCGGCAACGATGCCGAGCGCTTCGAGCGCGTTCGCGGCCTGCGCGACACGGCGCTGCAGCTCGGCGTAGGTGATCTGCTCCCGGTCGCCCGGTTCGCCCTCGAAATTGATGGCGATCGTGTCGCCGCGACCGGCGTCGACGTGCCGGTCGACGCAGTTGACGGCGACGTTCAGGCGGCCGCCGACGAACCACTGGGCCTCGGGGATGCTGAGCAGCGGATTCCCGTCGTCGTCGAGCCCGGTGAAGGTGGAGCCGGCGGCATCCGCCGCGGCGGGGTCGACGCCCTCCTGCGTGGCAGCCTCTGCACGGGTGAGGGGGCGGGCCGGCTTCCACGTGTGGGCGGTGTGCCAGCGCTCGGCCCAGTCGAGCCGGTCGGCCTGCCGCTCCCAGTACGCCACGGGGTCGGCGGCGGCGCGGTCGTACTCGTCGGCCGAGACGTTCGCCGCGGCGGCGAAGGCCGGTGACGGCGGGTAGAGGCGGTTCTCGCTGAGCAGGTTCTCGATGGTGGCAGACACCCGTCTCACGCTACCGGTCGCCGCGCGGGCTGCCATGCAGTGCCGTAACCGCCGGTAACGCACTGGTTCGCGTGGGCATCCGGTGCCGCGGGGGATCCGGCGCCGCCGCGTCCTCTCGTCGTGACGGGAGCGCCGTCGCCGGGTATCCCGTGCCGCCAGCGGACCATCCGGGAGGAGGTGAGCCGATCCAACGCCGTATGTGCGTCGAGTTGGCCCAGGTCCTCCCGGGTGGGTGTGCGTTGGTGGATGTCGCCCCATCCGGCCTCGGCCGCGTCGGCGAACCGTCGGCAGCGCGCAAACGGACGAGCCTCGCCCCCGACGACGCGCCCTGCGACACCGTGGTTGCTGAGCCTCGTCCGTTTGGGTGGCTGGTCGACCGTAAGTGGGGGGCGGACGCCGGCGGAGACGCGGGGCGGGACTGGACGGGCCGCGCCGCGGGGCGGGCTAGGCCGTCGCGACGATCTCGGCGAGCGGCTTGCGCACGCGGGGCGCGACCTCGCGGGCGCGGGTCTTCTCGTCGGCGAGGCGGTCGGCGGGCGCGACGACACCGAGCGCGGTCACGGTCACGGGCTCCCAGCGCTCGCCGAGGTCGAAGGCCGCGCGGAGCCCCTCCACCTCGATGCCGCCCATCTGGTGAACGTGCAGTCCGTCGGCGTGCGCCTGGACGGTGAGGTTGGCGACCGCCTGGCCGAGGTCGTAGGTTCCCCAGCGGCGCGGCTTGCCGTCTTCGTCGACGACCTCGGCGATGTTGACGATCAGCACGCTGGCGTTCGGGGTCCAGACCTGGTTGAAGCCCATCAGGTTCTCGTTGATCAGGTCGAACGTGGGGGTTCCACGGCGGCCGACGATGAACTTCCAGGGCTGCGTGTTGGAGGCCGAGGCCGACCAGCGAGCGGCTTCGAGGGCGCTGGTCAGGGCGGTCTCGCTGACCTCGGCGGTCTGGTCGAAGGAGCGGGGGCTCCAGCGTTCGGCGAGCACGTCGAGGATCGGAGCGCTCGTCTCGGCTGTACGCGTGGGGGTGTTGTCTGTGAGGGTCATGGTGGCTCCTGGATGATCGGATGATCGGACGGTCGGATCTCGGTCAGGGCGCCATTGTCCTTCGGGTGGTGCAACCAACCGTACCGCGCCTTCATTCCATGCGTTCGCATGACGCGTGGAGGGACAGCCGCCAGCTCAGCCCTGCGCGGCCAGCAGCCCCTCCAGTGCCGCCGCGAACGCATCCACGTCGGACTCCGTCGTGTCGAACGCGCACATCCAGCGCACCTCCCCGGTCGCGTTGTCCCAGTCGTAGAAACGGAACACCTCGCGAAGCCGATCGGCCACCCCGGGCGGCAGGATGGCGAACACCGCGTTCGCCTGCGTCGGCCGCGTGAGCGTCACCCCGGGCATCCGTTCGACCGCTGCTCGCAGCCGGGCGGCCATCGCGTTCGCGTGCGTGGCGGATTCGAGCCACAGCCCCGACTCGAGGAGGGCGATGAGCTGCGCCGAGACGAACCGCATCTTGCTCGAGAGCTGCATGTCCATCTTGCGGAGGTAGCTGAGGCCTTCGGATGCCGCGGGCGAGAGCACCACGACGGCCTCGCCGTAGAGCAGGCCGTTCTTGGTGCCACCGTAGGAGAGCATGTCGACGCCGGCATCCGTCGTGAACGCCCGGAGCGGAACGCCGAGGGACGCGGCCGCGTTGGACAGGCGCGCGCCGTCCATGTGGAGCGCCATGCCGTGCCCATGGGCATGGTCGGCGATCGCCTGCACCTCGTCGACGGTGTAGAGCGTGCCGAGTTCGGTGGTCTGCGTGATCGAGACGGCGAGCGGCTGGGCGCGGTGCTCGTCACCCCAGCCCCAGGCCTCGCGGTCGACCAGCTCGGGGGTGAGCTTGCCGTCGGGGGTCTCGACGGTGAGGAGCTTGAGTCCGCCGATGCGCTCGGGCGCCGCGTTCTCATCGGTGTTGATGTGGGCGGTCGCCGCGCAGACGACGGCACCCCACCGCGGCAGCATCGACTGCAGGCTGAGCACGTTCGCACCGGTGCCGTTGAAGACCGGGAACGCCTCGGCGGTGTCGCCGAAGTGCGCTTTCATGACCTGCTGCAGGCGCGCCGTGTAGACGTCTTCACCGTAGGCGATCTGGTGCCCCTCGTTCGCAGCAGCGATCGCCTCGATCATGAGCGGGTGCACGCCCGCGTAGTTGTCGGAGGCGAAGCCGCGGAGGGCCGGGTCGTGCAGGCGGAGGGCCGGGTCGAAGTTCATCACGTCTCCAGTTTCGCGCACTGCGGCTGCGCGGGTGGTCGGTCGGGGGGAAGATGCGGCATAGTTCGTGGGGATGATGCCGAGTGGTGTCGGGGTGGTGGGAGCGTGCAGAGTTTCAGGACGGTGCTTTTCATCGCGGTGTCGGTGGTCGTGCTTGCGGCGATCGCTCTGGTGATCTCCCTGGTGGTGATGCAGGTGATTCCCGGGGCGCCGTTCAGCTCGGATGCCCCGCCCCGCGACATCCCCGCGCAGCAGGTGCCGCTGTCGGGAACGTAGCGGGACGGGAGCTGGACGGCGGGGCCGCCCAGGCTCAGGCGACCGCTGGACGGCGAGGCCGGCCGGCTCAGGCGAGCGCCGTCGTTCCGGTGATGCCCCGCGTCGAGTCGATCACGCCGGTCATCTTCTTCGCGAGCGCCTCGTAGAACATCGACAGCGGGAACTCGTCGGCCAGCACCGCATCGGTGAGACCCCGCGGCGGCCCGTCGAGGGGGAGGGCATCCGGCCCCTTCGCCCACACCGAGGCGGGGTTCGGGGTGAGCGTCGTCGACACCAGGGCGTAGGCCGCGAGCCAGTGCGCGGTCTTCGGCCGGTCGATCGAGCGCCAGTACAGGTCGTCGATCGACTCGCCGAGCGCGATCACCGCGTCGGCGACGTGGGCCCAGTCGATGGTGAGGCGGGTGTCGGTCCAGTGCAGCACCCGGCGCTGGTGGAGCCACGCGAACAGTAGTTGCCCGCCGAGCCCGTCGTAGTTGCGCACCCGGCTGCCCGTGATGGCGAAGCGGAAGATGCGGTCGAAGATGATCGCGTACTGCACGCGCTTCGCCGTTTCGACCGTCTGCGGCGAGTACAGGTTCTCGCGCTCGATGCGCACGGCCTCGCGGAACGCCGTCAGGTCGCAGCGCAGCTCTTCGAGCGAGTAGAGGAAGAACGGCATGCGCTGCTTGATCATGAACGGGTCGAACGGCAGGTCGCCGCGCATGTGGGTGCGGTCGTGGATGAGGTCCCACATCACGAAAGTCTCTTCGGCCAGGTGCTGGTCGCTGAGCAGGGTCCGGGCGTCGGCCGGCAGTTCGAGGCGGGTCGTCTCCGCCGCAGCCTTCACGACGAGCCGGAAACGCGCGGCCTCCCGGTCGGCGAAGATCGCGCCCCAGGTGAACGTCGGGACGGTGCGCATCGCGATCGTCTCCGGGAAGAGCACGGCCGAGTTCGTGTCGTAGCCGGCCGTGAAGTCGAGGAACCGGATGGGGACGAACAACGCATTCGAGTAGTCGGTCGCCTCGAGCTCGGCCACGAACTCGGGCCAGACGACCTCGACCGCGACCGCCTCGAACAGGCGCTCGGTGCTGCCGTTCTGCGTGTACATCGGGAAAACGACGACGTGCTGGAGCCCGTCGACGCGGTGCTGCTGCGGCTGGAAGGCGTTCAGCGAGTCGAGGAAGTCGGGCACACCGAAGTCGCCCACGGCCCAGCGTTCGAAGTCGACCGCCGCGGCGGCGAGGTAGGCGGCGTCGTGCGGGAACTCGGGCACGAGCATCCGGAGCGCAGCGGTGACGGTGTCGACGAGGGCGTGCAGTTCGCCGCGGTCGGCTGCCGGTTCGGCCGCACCGTCGGCCAGCTGCAGGCTCTGGATGCCCGTGACCGCCGTTCGGAGGGCGACCCAGTGGGGGCGTGCGGAGGCCGGCAGGCTCGCGGGGCGTGTTGTCGCGTCGTGGGTGCGGAGGTCTTCGACGACCTCCGGCTCGCCGATGACGGCGTCACGGGCCGCGGTGCTGAGGAGCGCTGGCTTGGACATGAGAACCTCCGTTCGCTGGTGAAGAGTGTGGAGCGGTTCCGCTCAGCAGCGAGCCTAAGCAGATTCACACCGCGGTATCCGCAGGGCGCAGCGACTATCGCGCGCAGAACGGGGGCTCGCGCAGGATCATTGCGTGCCTTCCGGGCGCGCACGCAGATGTGCTGGCCAGCCCGCCCGTGGTCCGACTCTTCGGTGCGTCAGCGGGTCTGGCCGAGCAGCAGGTCGACGCGGAGCCCCGCGCGGGACTTCACGATGGCGGCGGGAATGCGGGGCGACCGACCGGCAGCCTCCAGCCGTGAGAGTGTGTCGAGCGCCACGGCCTCGAGCCCGCGCGGAACGAAACCGACGACCGGAGTCATGCGCGAGTCGACGAAGAAACGCACGGCGACGGGCGCATCCGTTCGTTCCTCCTCGGCCGAACGCCGGGGGATGAACACCTGCAGTTCGTCGACACCTTTCGCCAGCACGTCGGCGATGGTCTGCTGGAAGGGGTCGCTGCCGGCCAGTTGCAGGGTCACCCGGGCGTTCTTCGGGCGCATGTCGTACCCGTAGTCGCCGAGTTTGCCCGAGCCCCGGTCCTTGCGGCCGAAGACCGGCTCGCCGACCTCGTCTGTCATTCGGGGCTCCCCTGCGGTGCCGCGTCGGGCTGCTCCATCCACCACTCCGTGAACTCGGTGGCGCGGTCATCCGGTGCCAGCCTGACCAGCCACAGGTTGCTGTAGGCCGGGCCGTCGACGTACACCGTCGTCGCCTGCACGAGCGCGATGTCGTCGGGAACATAGGCGTCGGGAGCGCGGAGGATCTGCCAGCTGAAGGTCGTCGAGCCGGGCGCGTCTTCGGCGGCGAGCCAGCCGTCGACGATCTCGTCGTAGCCGTGCCAGGCCGGGCTGTACGGCTCGGTGCGGTAGTCCGCATCCGGGGTGAAGAGGGCGCGGATGTCGTCGGGGTCGTTGGATTCCCAGGCGGTGCGGTAGCGCGCGATCCAGCCGGTGATTCCGGATGACCGGGGTTCGCTGTTGTCGGACATCGGGGGGTTAGAGCTTTCCGTTCGAGAGGTTCTCGATGGCCTTGTCGAGGCGACGCTGGCGCGTCTCGGGGGTCTTCGCCTCCTCGAGGGGAACGGTGAAGCGGCGTTTGTTGCTGTAGGAGAGGGTCTCGAAGAACGCGGCCGCTGCCGGGGCGCTGGCGAGGGCGACCTGGAGGTCGCCGGGCACGTCGACTTCACGGGGCTGGTCGTCGAGCACGATGTCGACCTCGAACTCGTCGCCGGGCGCGATCCCGGCACCCTTCCGCACGGCCGCGCTCACCGGGAGCATGATCTCGCCGCGGTAGGGGGTCACCGTGCTGCGGTAGGTGAAGTCGTTGATCGTCACGGCGACGGCGTGCTTCTTGGCGCTGCCGAGCGATTCGTAGACGTCGACGGGGACGACGATCCCGGTCGCGGACTTTCCACTCTCGAAGAGGGTCGTGCGGAATCTCATATCAAGGAGTATGCAGGGTCTTCTCCTCCACAGCCATCTCGTTCCGCAAGTTCTCCACCGCTCCGGGCGGGTGGAGGTTCCGCCCAGAGGCCGCAAAGTAGCATGGGGCCATATGAACGAGGCGCACACCAGCAGCACGGCTGCCCGAGAAGCAGGCGTCTCCGCGCACTTCCTCCCGCACATCCAGGGGCTCCGTGCCATCGCCGTGCTGCTCGTGGTCATCTACCATTTCTGGCCCGGCCGGCTCACGGGCGGGTACATCGGCGTCGACGTCTTCTTCGTCATCTCGGGCTTCCTGATCACCCAGCAGCTCTCGCGCGAGCTCGAACGCACCGACCGGATCCGGCTGCCCACGTTCTGGGCGAAACGGGTACGGCGGCTGCTGCCGGCCGCGCTGCTCGTGCT
Above is a genomic segment from Subtercola boreus containing:
- a CDS encoding nitroreductase family protein, which produces MTLTDNTPTRTAETSAPILDVLAERWSPRSFDQTAEVSETALTSALEAARWSASASNTQPWKFIVGRRGTPTFDLINENLMGFNQVWTPNASVLIVNIAEVVDEDGKPRRWGTYDLGQAVANLTVQAHADGLHVHQMGGIEVEGLRAAFDLGERWEPVTVTALGVVAPADRLADEKTRAREVAPRVRKPLAEIVATA
- a CDS encoding YdeI/OmpD-associated family protein; translated protein: MRFRTTLFESGKSATGIVVPVDVYESLGSAKKHAVAVTINDFTYRSTVTPYRGEIMLPVSAAVRKGAGIAPGDEFEVDIVLDDQPREVDVPGDLQVALASAPAAAAFFETLSYSNKRRFTVPLEEAKTPETRQRRLDKAIENLSNGKL
- the acs gene encoding acetate--CoA ligase; translation: MAARAATGSVRRVSATIENLLSENRLYPPSPAFAAAANVSADEYDRAAADPVAYWERQADRLDWAERWHTAHTWKPARPLTRAEAATQEGVDPAAADAAGSTFTGLDDDGNPLLSIPEAQWFVGGRLNVAVNCVDRHVDAGRGDTIAINFEGEPGDREQITYAELQRRVAQAANALEALGIVAGDRLVVYLPVIPETIVITLAIARIGAIHSLVFGGFSAEALKFRVEDTGAKLLVTSDGQFRRGTAVAVKANADEAVSGPREPGGVNTIEHVLVVRRTGDLTPDIPWQEGRDVWFHDAIASVPDTHEAQYFDSEHPLFIIYTSGTTGKPKGVVHTSGGYLTQASWSHAAIFDAKPTDVYWCTADLAWVTAHTYVLYGPFSNGATSVIYEGTPNTPHTGRHFEIVERYGVTTYYTAPTLIRTFMTWFPDGLPASFDLSTLRLLGTVGEAINPEAWVWFHENVGGGRAPIVDTWWQSETGSAVIAPLPGVTVLKPGSATFALPGLRALIVDEEGVQVPNASGGYLVIDGTWPSMARGVWGNPGRFRDSYWKKYAAQGYFFAGDGAKYDADGYIWLLGRVDDVINVSGHRLSTIEIESALVSHPAVGEAGVVGVTDPVTGEAIAAFVIPSRDVSVQDAADPAFWAGVERELGSVLRSHVAHEIGPIAKPRDLVVVPDLPKTRSGKIMRRLLGDLVDGRTLGDTTSLQDESVPARIAAILAARV
- a CDS encoding DUF6421 family protein, producing MSKPALLSTAARDAVIGEPEVVEDLRTHDATTRPASLPASARPHWVALRTAVTGIQSLQLADGAAEPAADRGELHALVDTVTAALRMLVPEFPHDAAYLAAAAVDFERWAVGDFGVPDFLDSLNAFQPQQHRVDGLQHVVVFPMYTQNGSTERLFEAVAVEVVWPEFVAELEATDYSNALFVPIRFLDFTAGYDTNSAVLFPETIAMRTVPTFTWGAIFADREAARFRLVVKAAAETTRLELPADARTLLSDQHLAEETFVMWDLIHDRTHMRGDLPFDPFMIKQRMPFFLYSLEELRCDLTAFREAVRIERENLYSPQTVETAKRVQYAIIFDRIFRFAITGSRVRNYDGLGGQLLFAWLHQRRVLHWTDTRLTIDWAHVADAVIALGESIDDLYWRSIDRPKTAHWLAAYALVSTTLTPNPASVWAKGPDALPLDGPPRGLTDAVLADEFPLSMFYEALAKKMTGVIDSTRGITGTTALA
- a CDS encoding nuclear transport factor 2 family protein — translated: MSDNSEPRSSGITGWIARYRTAWESNDPDDIRALFTPDADYRTEPYSPAWHGYDEIVDGWLAAEDAPGSTTFSWQILRAPDAYVPDDIALVQATTVYVDGPAYSNLWLVRLAPDDRATEFTEWWMEQPDAAPQGSPE
- a CDS encoding threonine aldolase family protein; translated protein: MNFDPALRLHDPALRGFASDNYAGVHPLMIEAIAAANEGHQIAYGEDVYTARLQQVMKAHFGDTAEAFPVFNGTGANVLSLQSMLPRWGAVVCAATAHINTDENAAPERIGGLKLLTVETPDGKLTPELVDREAWGWGDEHRAQPLAVSITQTTELGTLYTVDEVQAIADHAHGHGMALHMDGARLSNAAASLGVPLRAFTTDAGVDMLSYGGTKNGLLYGEAVVVLSPAASEGLSYLRKMDMQLSSKMRFVSAQLIALLESGLWLESATHANAMAARLRAAVERMPGVTLTRPTQANAVFAILPPGVADRLREVFRFYDWDNATGEVRWMCAFDTTESDVDAFAAALEGLLAAQG